A region from the Spirochaeta thermophila DSM 6192 genome encodes:
- a CDS encoding Ig-like domain-containing protein has translation MKPMGGFTIFFMLLMVPIITGCEFFTISPLEVISWKPSEEVVSLEDLSVVEVVFSAPVNKPLTETAFSFTGNGDPIEGRIEWPAENTLRFIPYEPPSEHGEYTIVVDTTAEDTHGNSLREDFSYTFYTSTDRTRPRLLSTYPEDGSAIDTIRPTIRFTFSEAVNLPSVIEGVEFSPSIKGYFQSDATGTEIMFFPTEDLMWQTYYTITLKEDIKDLFGNTLGREETLVFYTGTDTTPPEEPSFENSDGTTALVFDDPEDNEQTVTHEWEKEWNIYIRFNEPVDRNSIETRLHISPRIDLSYTWEDDTCLVLTHEEALEPETLYEITLEEGWKDLQGNAFLQPLRRYLMTDGPGSRRPKVLGIYFLNSFEGTTPTGMEHILPLGSFSYHDVYADPLYDKKSVLDVYFELSEGAHIDPFMFIDNFFLSAEEISITPQAIQIDENISHLAAELPPENYENYGTDPRVHVVRVILNVDNQESTPAGGEFKITIAGDFEDSLGNAMGEDWELITYTTN, from the coding sequence ATGAAACCGATGGGAGGATTCACTATATTCTTCATGCTTTTGATGGTACCGATCATTACTGGGTGTGAATTTTTCACTATCTCTCCACTGGAGGTCATCTCATGGAAGCCCTCCGAAGAGGTGGTAAGTCTCGAAGACCTTTCGGTAGTGGAGGTGGTATTCTCCGCTCCCGTGAACAAGCCCCTCACCGAGACCGCCTTCTCCTTCACAGGAAACGGGGATCCTATAGAAGGTCGCATCGAGTGGCCTGCTGAGAATACCCTTCGATTCATTCCTTATGAACCACCTTCTGAGCATGGCGAGTACACTATTGTTGTGGACACTACAGCAGAAGACACTCATGGGAATTCCCTAAGAGAAGATTTCTCGTACACCTTCTACACGAGCACCGATCGAACCCGGCCCCGACTTCTCTCCACCTATCCGGAAGACGGAAGCGCAATCGACACGATACGCCCCACTATTCGCTTCACCTTTTCAGAAGCAGTGAACCTCCCTTCCGTGATAGAAGGGGTGGAGTTCTCCCCTTCCATCAAAGGATACTTCCAATCCGATGCCACTGGAACGGAAATCATGTTCTTCCCCACAGAGGACCTTATGTGGCAGACCTACTACACCATTACGTTGAAAGAGGATATCAAAGACCTCTTTGGGAACACCCTCGGGAGGGAAGAAACCCTTGTGTTCTACACAGGAACCGACACCACCCCTCCCGAAGAGCCGAGCTTTGAGAACTCAGACGGCACTACGGCACTGGTCTTCGACGATCCCGAAGACAATGAACAGACAGTAACTCATGAATGGGAAAAAGAATGGAACATCTACATCAGATTTAATGAACCAGTGGATCGAAACTCTATAGAGACACGACTCCACATTTCCCCTCGCATCGACCTCTCATATACATGGGAAGATGATACATGCCTCGTCCTCACCCATGAGGAAGCCCTCGAACCTGAGACTCTCTACGAGATCACCCTTGAGGAAGGTTGGAAGGACCTCCAGGGGAACGCCTTTCTTCAACCGCTCAGGAGATATCTCATGACCGATGGACCTGGTTCCCGGAGACCCAAGGTGCTGGGGATCTACTTTCTCAACTCCTTCGAGGGAACAACTCCCACCGGGATGGAGCACATCCTTCCCCTCGGATCCTTCTCATACCATGACGTATACGCTGATCCTCTCTATGATAAAAAAAGTGTACTGGATGTGTACTTTGAACTCTCCGAAGGTGCTCACATCGATCCCTTCATGTTCATCGATAATTTCTTCCTTTCGGCAGAGGAAATCTCCATCACCCCCCAGGCCATCCAAATCGACGAGAACATCTCCCATCTCGCTGCAGAACTCCCTCCTGAAAACTATGAAAACTACGGCACTGATCCACGGGTGCACGTCGTGCGGGTGATCCTCAATGTGGATAATCAGGAGAGTACTCCTGCCGGAGGAGAGTTCAAGATTACAATAGCCGGAGACTTCGAAGACTCCCTGGGAAACGCTATGGGGGAAGACTGGGAGCTCATCACGTACACCACCAACTAA
- a CDS encoding efflux RND transporter permease subunit, whose product MPIRLTRLTLERPVSALMIALLLLLLGVLSVLFLPVDFLPPLTVPRLTVVCSYTGLPAREVRDLITLPLEDTLSTVQGLRHISSTSRDGFAILTLEFSWGTNMEIAAAQTKELIDVAYTRLPHEASKPMILPADPGEQPVMILGVLPTGELSLERLTNLVERELSTAFQQIEGVGSVQVLGGREEEVHIIIDPHRLTSYGLSFSSFVQALNSFTMEIPAGFMKEETTEYIVKVEPLAEEPEDLPTLFIPTPLQPVPVTSIGEVHRDSLEQRSFFFYRGKEGVALLIRRQAGYSPIKIAQEIRTRIPALMESYSHDVEIVVVQDNSILIQESLSSLLFSALLGMGAAFFLILLLMRHLLPALLLILTIPLSMTLSFLLFPIFRLTINVMSLGGLAIAVGMVVDNSAVILENILRLPQKRTKEYILHATAEVAGSTLASTTTTIIVFLPLFFLPGIIGKVFSPLAASVCLTLLSSYLVSITIVPLFLFLIPGEISSPSLSRTPKRVFKILFSLGTKAPVLTSIVVLLSMGIGILGLIHTPFLWLETPQSETYLLEYTFPQNTKLESLKEVASELEAVCTAHDIEAYFLGGYNPEDPYAIAENPDAPTTLKVVAHLPPHHGYTPRSLLSTLSVPLARTINITTSSNLLIEALGLPDTGRSLFYVSGKTPEEAEALAQHILSTYSIPDVQVLPSEKRVSLVVSPIMERVLQYGLDVQTVASTLRTVLWGTYGGSVKEEGRRIPIRIKAPPQFQEERALIEGISLPTEGGDSILFTQLVRFEQREDYPYLLRHDRKDIFILSCARSKETLHLSHMLEREPRVIDVLKLQWSQQLKETMFLFFLAILFLYVLLGYQFESFFLPFIIMLTIPVGFSGIGPFYLLTHTPLSLNTFLGILVLIGTAVNNGIILFEILSQRIKSPLHLISRTYVGSLQRLRAILLTVGSSLLALLPLALDLFGKNAQRSMALSILVGLLCSTFFSLLILPSIFMRFFGRRRKNPPWKP is encoded by the coding sequence GTGCCAATACGTCTCACAAGGCTCACCCTTGAAAGACCTGTAAGCGCCCTCATGATAGCCCTTCTCCTGCTCCTCCTGGGGGTGTTGAGCGTCCTCTTCCTCCCTGTGGATTTCCTCCCTCCCCTCACGGTACCGAGGCTCACGGTAGTATGCTCCTACACCGGTCTCCCCGCCCGGGAAGTGAGAGACCTCATCACGCTCCCTCTGGAGGATACCCTCTCTACAGTCCAGGGGCTCCGACACATCTCCTCCACCTCCCGCGACGGGTTCGCGATCCTCACTCTCGAGTTCTCATGGGGTACCAATATGGAGATCGCCGCGGCCCAGACTAAAGAACTCATCGACGTGGCCTATACCCGGCTTCCCCACGAGGCATCCAAACCCATGATCCTTCCCGCCGATCCCGGCGAACAACCGGTGATGATCCTGGGAGTCCTCCCGACAGGGGAATTGTCCCTCGAACGACTCACCAATCTCGTAGAGAGAGAACTCTCTACTGCGTTCCAACAGATAGAAGGGGTGGGATCCGTCCAGGTGCTCGGAGGAAGGGAGGAGGAAGTACATATCATCATTGATCCTCACCGTCTTACCTCGTATGGACTCTCCTTCAGCTCGTTTGTTCAGGCTCTCAACTCATTCACCATGGAAATACCGGCAGGATTCATGAAAGAGGAGACAACAGAATACATCGTGAAGGTGGAACCCCTTGCGGAGGAACCGGAGGATCTCCCTACCCTTTTCATCCCCACCCCTCTACAGCCCGTGCCTGTTACCTCGATAGGGGAAGTACACAGAGACTCCTTAGAACAACGGTCTTTCTTTTTCTACCGGGGTAAGGAAGGGGTCGCCCTCCTCATAAGGAGACAAGCAGGATATAGTCCTATAAAGATTGCGCAGGAGATCAGAACACGCATCCCTGCACTTATGGAATCATACAGCCATGACGTGGAAATCGTGGTGGTTCAGGATAATTCGATCCTCATCCAAGAAAGCCTCTCCAGCCTCCTCTTCTCCGCACTCCTGGGAATGGGGGCTGCATTCTTCCTTATTCTCCTTTTAATGAGACATCTCCTTCCTGCACTCCTCCTTATCCTCACCATTCCCCTCTCCATGACCCTCAGCTTTCTCCTCTTCCCCATCTTCCGACTCACTATCAATGTAATGTCCCTTGGGGGACTCGCCATCGCAGTAGGCATGGTGGTAGACAACAGCGCCGTAATCCTCGAAAACATCCTACGGCTCCCTCAGAAGAGGACAAAAGAGTATATCCTCCATGCCACTGCAGAGGTGGCAGGTTCCACATTGGCTTCCACAACCACCACAATAATCGTGTTTCTCCCTCTCTTTTTTCTCCCCGGAATTATCGGGAAGGTCTTCTCTCCCCTCGCTGCTTCTGTGTGCCTCACCCTTCTCTCATCCTATCTCGTCTCCATTACAATAGTGCCACTCTTCCTCTTTCTCATTCCCGGGGAGATATCATCCCCTTCTCTTTCTCGCACACCCAAACGGGTATTCAAAATCCTCTTTTCCCTCGGCACAAAGGCACCGGTACTCACCAGCATCGTAGTCTTGCTTTCCATGGGTATAGGGATCCTCGGTCTCATCCACACCCCTTTCTTATGGCTCGAGACTCCTCAAAGTGAGACATATCTCCTCGAATACACCTTCCCGCAGAACACGAAATTGGAATCACTGAAAGAGGTAGCCTCAGAGCTGGAAGCAGTCTGCACCGCCCACGACATAGAAGCGTATTTCCTAGGGGGGTACAACCCTGAAGATCCCTATGCCATCGCAGAAAACCCCGATGCTCCTACCACGTTGAAAGTGGTAGCCCATCTCCCGCCACATCATGGATATACTCCCCGCTCCCTTCTTTCGACGCTCTCCGTACCTCTCGCCCGTACGATCAACATCACCACCTCCTCGAACCTCCTCATAGAGGCACTCGGACTCCCCGATACAGGCCGCTCTCTCTTCTATGTGAGTGGTAAGACACCAGAGGAAGCAGAGGCTCTCGCCCAGCACATCCTCTCAACATACTCCATCCCCGACGTCCAGGTTCTCCCCTCGGAGAAGAGGGTTTCCCTGGTGGTCTCCCCGATTATGGAAAGAGTCCTGCAATACGGACTTGATGTCCAGACCGTGGCCTCCACACTCAGAACAGTGCTGTGGGGTACCTATGGAGGAAGCGTAAAAGAAGAGGGAAGGAGAATTCCGATCCGGATAAAGGCGCCCCCACAATTCCAGGAAGAACGTGCACTCATTGAAGGGATTTCTTTACCCACCGAGGGGGGAGACTCTATTCTGTTTACCCAGCTGGTTCGATTCGAACAAAGAGAGGACTACCCTTACCTCCTCAGACACGATCGGAAAGATATATTTATCCTCTCATGTGCTCGTTCAAAGGAGACCCTCCACCTCTCTCATATGTTGGAGAGAGAACCCAGGGTGATCGATGTCTTAAAGCTTCAATGGTCGCAACAGCTCAAGGAGACCATGTTTCTCTTTTTTCTCGCGATCCTTTTCCTCTACGTGCTCCTGGGCTACCAGTTCGAGTCTTTCTTTCTTCCCTTCATCATCATGCTTACGATCCCCGTAGGCTTCTCTGGAATAGGCCCCTTCTATCTGCTCACCCATACACCCCTTTCCCTCAACACCTTTCTTGGGATCCTCGTCCTCATAGGTACCGCGGTGAATAACGGTATCATCCTCTTTGAGATTCTCTCACAGAGAATCAAGAGCCCTCTCCACCTCATCTCCCGAACCTATGTAGGCTCTCTCCAAAGGCTGCGCGCCATCCTCCTCACAGTAGGGAGTTCCCTCCTCGCCCTCCTCCCCCTTGCCCTTGACCTCTTTGGGAAGAATGCCCAACGAAGCATGGCTCTTTCTATTCTTGTAGGTCTCTTGTGTTCCACCTTTTTCTCACTCCTCATCCTCCCCTCGATTTTCATGCGATTCTTCGGTAGGAGGAGGAAGAACCCTCCATGGAAGCCTTAA
- a CDS encoding efflux RND transporter permease subunit, producing MEALREHPTRYVLLLLSLIVISLLFVSRLEIGNPPSVEKVFTITTHYYGVDAEEIQKVITIPLENAISILPGIKTIKSISETNTSRIFVTLHPTTEAQEFYLDLREQVDLVSSRFPRAVQRPQIFYSDTTREPVFIVSFYSPALPLPRLAEYVKEKLVPELQKLSGIGEIIIGGEAVEEVRISTYPDRMATYGISISQLVRNLQKAYLRQPLGELRTRSSQIPVFFDSSFTSLEDMLEFPLLYERDTLIRVKDLASVEKGYREPERISRINGETRVVLYIHASSEANILLLSKNIRNFVNGYEELQPLVVYDQGAKVEEEVKRLFTAVMISIGSLVVLMFLFTRNLRLTLSLSLPLPLTILVAFALFSLLGITVHTYLLSSLALGVGLIIDTSFVIFEHRRHSLHTPLTPLIPPVIASSLTTLITLLPLWYLRYEYVWIESLIMGFIFLFSLSFIIHFFFLDPPLSQSLLRVRNIRPLLPLTPLRKFFLSLAHGAYPENRVRRALMWGGYAGISVLSLILLLLLPKEITPPQLRDTYFLRVEYPPGTTIEAVDRFIQPYLGYLSQQPGILLVESRAERASANISLKFDPSRIYPEELKDLTEKGESLLGKGKVFTEESGEETGIQLEYVLTGDDYDTLKRHISQIAKRLSAQHWVSEVVLHFKDPPPSLILKPSMASSFYRVAPDEMGNTLRWFIQRPVALKWLFNGKELDLRVGMAPESVSPQDLSFLPLPASSQNTYTVRQFFSTTTSTLPSRYYRYNRQNALAFSFRVPPMPLERLSTLLKGFFSSLELPPGYAFHPDPLIATTQKSYSLLLLLLILAAFLILAVLIIQSNSVVQPLFVLSIIPPSLLFPLLGLLLARRSLSFPILLGLILLSGICVNNFILISERFLFFKKRCTNHYKALLLSLNHRFESLFLSTSTSMIGAIPMFWTRNPFSTSLAYTLFIGLAGAFLFTFWFVPLFLPSLTSRKSPEALSDIVQEDRV from the coding sequence ATGGAAGCCTTAAGAGAGCATCCCACTCGGTATGTGCTCCTCCTCCTTTCCCTCATTGTCATCTCCCTCCTCTTTGTGAGCAGGCTCGAGATCGGTAACCCTCCCTCCGTCGAAAAGGTATTCACCATCACCACTCATTACTACGGGGTCGATGCCGAGGAGATCCAGAAGGTGATCACCATTCCTCTGGAGAACGCTATAAGCATACTCCCGGGAATAAAAACGATAAAAAGCATCAGTGAGACGAACACTTCCCGCATCTTCGTCACACTTCACCCCACCACCGAGGCTCAGGAGTTCTATCTCGATCTGAGAGAACAAGTGGACCTTGTGAGCTCCAGATTTCCCAGGGCAGTACAGAGACCCCAAATTTTCTACTCCGATACCACACGAGAGCCTGTGTTCATCGTGAGTTTCTATTCTCCTGCTCTCCCCTTACCCAGGCTCGCAGAATACGTAAAAGAAAAGCTTGTCCCTGAGCTACAGAAACTCAGCGGGATTGGGGAGATAATCATCGGGGGTGAAGCGGTAGAAGAGGTAAGGATCTCCACATACCCCGATCGAATGGCTACCTACGGGATCTCGATCTCCCAACTGGTAAGGAATCTCCAGAAAGCCTACCTCCGCCAGCCATTGGGAGAACTCCGGACAAGAAGCTCCCAGATCCCGGTGTTTTTCGATAGTTCTTTTACTTCTCTTGAGGACATGCTCGAGTTTCCTCTTCTCTACGAAAGGGATACGCTCATCCGAGTGAAAGACCTCGCCTCGGTGGAGAAGGGATACCGAGAACCTGAGAGAATCAGTCGTATCAACGGGGAAACACGAGTGGTGCTTTACATCCATGCCTCCAGCGAGGCGAATATCCTGTTGCTCTCCAAAAATATAAGAAACTTCGTCAACGGATATGAAGAGCTCCAGCCTCTCGTCGTATATGACCAGGGAGCAAAGGTAGAGGAAGAGGTAAAAAGACTCTTCACAGCAGTAATGATCAGTATCGGCTCTCTCGTGGTTCTCATGTTCCTTTTCACAAGAAACCTTCGTCTCACTCTCTCCCTTTCGTTACCCCTCCCCCTCACCATTCTTGTAGCTTTCGCTCTCTTCTCTCTCTTAGGGATCACCGTCCATACCTATCTCCTTTCGTCTCTTGCACTGGGAGTAGGGCTCATCATCGATACCTCATTCGTGATATTCGAGCACCGCCGACATAGTCTTCACACTCCTCTTACTCCTCTCATTCCCCCGGTCATTGCTTCCTCGCTCACGACGCTCATCACTCTCTTGCCCCTGTGGTACCTACGATACGAGTACGTATGGATCGAATCGCTCATCATGGGGTTTATATTCCTCTTCTCCCTCTCGTTCATTATTCACTTCTTCTTCCTCGATCCTCCGCTCTCCCAGTCCCTCCTTCGGGTAAGGAATATTCGACCTCTCCTGCCACTCACCCCTCTGAGAAAGTTTTTCCTCTCACTCGCTCATGGAGCGTATCCTGAAAATCGAGTACGGCGGGCTCTCATGTGGGGAGGCTATGCGGGCATATCCGTTCTTTCCCTCATACTGCTTCTCCTCCTCCCTAAAGAGATCACCCCTCCGCAGCTCCGCGATACGTACTTCCTCAGAGTGGAATACCCTCCGGGCACGACCATCGAGGCAGTGGACAGATTCATTCAGCCGTATCTCGGGTATCTCTCTCAGCAGCCCGGGATCCTCCTGGTGGAATCAAGAGCTGAACGGGCGAGCGCCAACATCTCGCTCAAATTCGACCCTTCCCGCATCTACCCGGAAGAATTGAAGGACCTCACCGAAAAAGGGGAGAGTCTTCTCGGAAAGGGAAAGGTCTTCACCGAAGAAAGTGGAGAAGAGACGGGTATCCAACTGGAGTACGTGCTCACAGGGGATGATTACGACACGCTGAAGCGTCATATCTCCCAGATAGCCAAGAGACTTTCAGCGCAACACTGGGTCTCGGAAGTGGTGCTTCATTTCAAGGATCCTCCTCCCTCCCTCATCCTTAAGCCCTCTATGGCTTCTTCCTTCTACAGGGTGGCTCCCGATGAGATGGGCAACACCCTACGGTGGTTCATTCAGCGCCCCGTAGCACTCAAGTGGCTCTTCAATGGGAAAGAGCTGGATCTCAGGGTAGGCATGGCCCCGGAATCGGTTTCCCCTCAGGATCTCTCCTTTCTTCCTTTGCCCGCCTCCTCCCAGAACACGTACACAGTCCGCCAGTTCTTCTCGACCACTACATCTACTCTCCCCTCCCGGTATTATCGCTACAACAGACAGAACGCCCTTGCCTTCTCCTTTCGCGTCCCCCCGATGCCCCTGGAGAGACTTTCCACTCTCCTCAAGGGGTTTTTCTCCTCCCTTGAGCTTCCTCCTGGCTATGCGTTTCACCCCGATCCCCTCATAGCCACGACCCAGAAGAGCTACAGCCTGCTTCTCCTTCTGCTCATTCTCGCTGCATTCCTTATCTTGGCCGTACTTATTATCCAATCGAACAGTGTGGTCCAGCCCCTCTTCGTGTTGAGTATCATCCCTCCCTCACTCTTGTTTCCTCTTTTAGGACTTCTCCTCGCGCGAAGATCTCTCTCGTTTCCCATCCTCCTTGGACTCATTCTCCTCTCGGGAATATGCGTGAATAATTTCATCCTCATCTCTGAGAGATTCCTCTTTTTCAAAAAGCGATGCACGAATCACTATAAGGCCCTGCTCCTCAGTCTCAACCACAGGTTCGAATCGCTCTTCCTCTCCACCTCTACGAGCATGATAGGGGCCATTCCCATGTTTTGGACGAGAAACCCTTTCTCCACTTCTCTCGCCTATACGCTTTTCATCGGCCTCGCAGGCGCGTTCCTCTTCACCTTCTGGTTTGTCCCTCTTTTTCTCCCCTCGCTCACGAGCCGAAAATCTCCTGAAGCCTTATCCGATATCGTGCAGGAGGATCGGGTATGA
- a CDS encoding tetratricopeptide repeat protein: MNRWGSFLVFLSFLVSLVSCGGEEVSYREEVKRITSTSETPGEAKERLLAIDGRYPEKPLAKIHLGVLYLMEGRLEEAGAYLERALAFEKKEKLTEEEYYLLYGALSDYYTRKKDYASARSYAERALARSAEDALGIGVLLARSMVHLDDTEGAGAQYRAQWETKRDFFTQEDLTYFMRYLQEKGEWKPLREVALYSVERYGYRRGDGLILSSIAEKEGDWEESILWAFLDLWFLYKEGLYDRGAVVSRLNSVRETLLENRVKETEFSSALLFCRRIIEEEWDLGASLLEEFKTDNRTLPVSEFFRCIVAFHRERPVDISTLQEYVELEPFFKTQGIFYYYLWWAMSKGEGKYTFSTVQKVLEKAIYLLPADSEYQKESRSEIVRLLGLSPETTRYLLVTPEIDRTIEAFRQSGEKSLLRPLAYLLTLENNPYVDYAIQQLRQFSSFYDVKAYFEKIIPDPPARYRIRLQEIFGS; this comes from the coding sequence ATGAACAGATGGGGAAGTTTCTTGGTATTCTTGTCATTCCTCGTCTCACTTGTTTCTTGTGGAGGAGAGGAAGTGTCGTATCGTGAGGAGGTAAAGAGAATCACCTCCACGTCTGAGACCCCGGGAGAAGCGAAGGAACGCCTTCTTGCCATTGACGGCCGATATCCCGAGAAACCGCTTGCCAAGATTCATCTTGGTGTTCTCTATCTCATGGAGGGGAGGCTTGAAGAGGCGGGGGCTTATCTGGAAAGGGCTCTCGCTTTTGAAAAGAAGGAGAAACTCACGGAGGAGGAGTATTACCTCCTCTATGGAGCACTCTCGGACTACTATACCCGTAAAAAGGACTATGCCTCTGCCCGATCCTATGCGGAGAGAGCCTTGGCTCGATCAGCAGAGGATGCACTGGGTATAGGAGTACTTCTTGCCCGAAGCATGGTGCATCTCGATGATACAGAGGGTGCGGGGGCCCAGTATCGAGCGCAGTGGGAAACCAAAAGAGACTTTTTCACACAAGAAGACCTCACCTACTTCATGAGATACCTTCAGGAGAAAGGGGAGTGGAAACCTCTGAGAGAGGTAGCACTCTATTCTGTAGAACGGTACGGGTATAGAAGGGGGGATGGACTCATCCTCTCTTCTATTGCTGAAAAGGAGGGAGACTGGGAAGAGAGTATCCTCTGGGCGTTCCTCGATCTCTGGTTCCTCTATAAAGAAGGCCTATATGATCGGGGTGCAGTAGTATCTCGCCTGAATTCCGTAAGGGAAACCCTTCTTGAGAATCGGGTGAAGGAAACTGAGTTCTCTTCCGCACTCCTCTTCTGCCGTCGAATCATCGAGGAAGAATGGGATCTTGGCGCTTCTTTGCTGGAAGAGTTCAAGACCGATAATCGTACTCTCCCGGTGAGTGAGTTTTTCAGATGTATTGTCGCATTCCATCGGGAGCGGCCTGTGGACATCAGCACGCTTCAGGAGTATGTAGAGCTGGAACCCTTCTTCAAGACACAAGGGATCTTCTATTACTATCTCTGGTGGGCCATGTCGAAGGGAGAGGGAAAGTATACCTTCTCTACTGTGCAGAAGGTATTGGAGAAGGCGATATATCTCCTCCCCGCCGATTCTGAATATCAAAAAGAAAGTCGTAGTGAGATCGTCAGACTCCTTGGCCTTTCTCCTGAGACCACTCGCTACCTCCTCGTCACACCCGAGATAGATCGTACTATAGAAGCCTTTCGTCAGAGCGGAGAGAAAAGCCTCTTGAGACCTCTTGCCTATCTCCTTACCCTCGAGAACAATCCATATGTAGACTATGCGATTCAGCAGCTTAGGCAGTTCTCCTCATTTTACGATGTAAAAGCCTATTTCGAGAAGATCATACCCGATCCTCCTGCACGATATCGGATAAGGCTTCAGGAGATTTTCGGCTCGTGA
- a CDS encoding macro domain-containing protein: MARITYRDIVIETRQGDIASQPDLEAIVNAANAMLMPGGGVAGAIHRAAGPGLAEECRKYAPIKPGEAVITGGHNLPNRYVIHTLGPVYGKDRPEADLLSRCYENSLRLCEQHRIESVGFPAISTGVFGYPMREAAEVAFATIKSVIERGLTYPKRIVFVLYRSQDQALHDEVLSRMFPSS, encoded by the coding sequence ATGGCGAGGATCACCTACAGGGACATCGTGATAGAGACACGACAGGGGGACATCGCCTCACAGCCGGACCTCGAGGCGATCGTGAACGCGGCCAATGCCATGCTCATGCCGGGTGGAGGAGTAGCAGGTGCCATTCACCGCGCCGCAGGCCCAGGGCTCGCAGAGGAGTGTCGCAAATACGCGCCCATCAAGCCCGGTGAGGCGGTGATCACCGGAGGTCACAACCTCCCCAATCGCTACGTCATCCACACCCTCGGTCCTGTGTATGGGAAAGACAGGCCCGAGGCAGACCTCCTCTCGCGGTGCTACGAGAACTCACTCCGTCTCTGCGAGCAGCACAGGATAGAGAGCGTGGGCTTTCCGGCCATCTCCACCGGGGTTTTCGGCTATCCCATGAGGGAAGCGGCCGAGGTGGCCTTTGCCACGATCAAATCGGTGATCGAGAGGGGACTCACCTACCCCAAGAGGATCGTCTTCGTCCTCTACCGGTCCCAGGACCAAGCCCTCCACGACGAGGTGCTCTCCCGCATGTTCCCCTCGTCATGA
- a CDS encoding NIF3 1, which yields MPRLYKVECYVPVDHAEQVKEAVFAAGAGRYEAYDSCAWQTEGTGQFRPLEGSDPFIGEKGKVEHVREVKVECICREEVLKNVLRALVEAHPYEEPAYGAFPLITLEDLT from the coding sequence ATGCCGCGTCTCTATAAGGTGGAGTGTTACGTGCCTGTGGACCATGCGGAGCAGGTGAAGGAGGCGGTCTTTGCCGCCGGAGCCGGGCGGTACGAGGCCTACGACAGTTGTGCCTGGCAGACCGAGGGAACGGGCCAGTTCCGGCCCCTCGAGGGGAGCGATCCGTTCATCGGCGAAAAGGGAAAGGTGGAGCACGTACGGGAGGTGAAGGTGGAGTGCATCTGCAGGGAAGAGGTGCTGAAGAACGTGTTGCGTGCCCTCGTGGAGGCCCACCCCTACGAGGAACCGGCCTACGGCGCCTTTCCCCTCATCACGCTGGAGGACCTCACGTAG
- a CDS encoding ABC transporter ATP-binding protein, with the protein METIVRVEHCHKTYGTFRALTDLSFSAGRGECVALLGPNGAGKTTMIKILYGKARRDPHPETRVEVFGLDPEVDELAIKQRTGVVQQENNLDDELNVVQNLKIFARFYRMKPSRARTRIEELLEFMELSEKRDQPVKALSGGMKRRLVIARALLNQPELLFLDEPTTGLDPQVRQLIWDRIRALTRQGVTVLLTTHYMEEAYHIADRIIIMDHGTSLLEGNPRELVEKHIEPHVVEVLIPSYTLPSGDSLRVEHSEERTLIYAPSREKLEALTAELPAGSYFIRPSTLEDLFLKITGRRLKDGQ; encoded by the coding sequence ATGGAAACGATCGTACGGGTGGAACACTGTCACAAGACCTATGGAACCTTCCGGGCCCTCACCGATCTCTCTTTCTCCGCCGGGCGGGGCGAGTGCGTGGCACTCCTCGGTCCCAACGGGGCGGGAAAGACCACCATGATCAAGATCCTCTACGGCAAGGCACGCCGCGATCCGCATCCCGAGACCCGGGTGGAGGTCTTCGGCCTCGACCCGGAGGTGGACGAGCTCGCCATCAAACAGCGTACCGGCGTGGTGCAGCAGGAGAACAACCTCGACGACGAACTCAACGTGGTGCAGAACCTCAAGATCTTCGCACGATTCTACAGGATGAAACCCTCCCGCGCCAGGACGCGCATCGAAGAGCTCCTGGAGTTCATGGAGCTTTCGGAGAAGAGGGATCAGCCGGTGAAGGCCCTCTCCGGCGGGATGAAGCGGAGACTCGTCATCGCCCGGGCCCTCCTCAATCAGCCCGAGCTTCTCTTCCTGGACGAACCCACCACGGGGCTCGATCCGCAGGTGCGCCAGCTCATCTGGGACAGGATTCGGGCCCTCACCAGACAGGGAGTCACGGTGCTCCTCACCACTCACTACATGGAGGAGGCCTACCACATCGCCGACAGGATCATCATCATGGACCACGGCACGTCGCTCCTCGAAGGCAACCCCCGCGAGCTCGTGGAGAAGCACATAGAACCTCACGTCGTAGAGGTGCTCATCCCCTCCTACACCCTGCCGTCGGGTGATTCCCTCAGGGTGGAACACTCCGAGGAGAGGACCCTCATCTACGCCCCCTCGAGAGAGAAACTCGAAGCCCTGACCGCGGAGCTCCCGGCCGGGAGCTACTTCATCCGCCCGTCCACACTCGAGGACCTGTTTCTCAAGATCACCGGAAGGAGGCTGAAAGATGGTCAATGA